Genomic window (Tardiphaga sp. vice304):
CAACCGACGGATCGGGGCCGTACCAGCTCTGAGGAGACATCATGCGTCCGATCATCCGCCCCATCGTCACCGCGTTGAGCCTCGGCGCCTTGGCCCTATCCTTCAACGTCATCGCCAGCGAGAGCGGCTTTGCGCAGGCTGCCAAGAAGTCGCCCGCCAAACAGGAACAGCCTGCCACGGCGCCGGCGCCCGAGCCGGAGCTGAAGCAGATAGCGCTCACCGACAAGCAGATCGAATCCGTGCTGGCGGCGCAGAAGGACCTCGACGCGATTACCGAGAAGCTGCCGCAAACAGCGGCTGCCAAGCCCGACCCGAAGGTCGTGGCGCAGCTCGATGACGTTGCGAAAAAGAACGGCTTTGCCAGCTACGGCGAATACAACGACGTGGTGGAAAATATCAGCCTGGTGCTGTCCGGCTTTGACCCGCAGAGCAAGAAATACGTCGGCACGGAAGCCGTCATCAAGCAGCAGATTTCCGCGTTGCAGGCCGACAAGAAGATGCCGGCGAAGGATAAGAAGGAAGCGCTTGCCGAACTCAACGGCGCGCTGAAATCGCCGCCGCCGGCAATCGAGAACAAGGGAAATATCGACCTCGTCGGCAAATATTACGACAGACTGTTCGCCGCCATGCAGGACGAGTAACGTTGGATCGATCGGCCGCGGCGGCATTTCGCATTATCGGCTTGGCGCCGCGCGCCAACTTGTCTAAGCCGACGCCATCTTTCCCCGACCCGTGAGATCGACATGCAAGACAACGGCACTCCGAACCGCAAAGACCGTCCGGCCTTCCCGCTGAAGGGCTACAGCCTGATGGATTTCAAGACCGATCCCGGCATCGTCGGCATCGTGTTCGAAACCCAGGAGGGTCCGTTCATGTTCGTCGCGAACAAGGAGATCATGGCGATGCTGGGGGCTGCGTTTACGCACAAGGCTGAATCGATGCCGGCGTCGCAGCCGGTCTAGGCGCTGGACGCCATCCGGAAACGGGTGGCGGGCGACGTCGGTTGGCGGCAGATTAGCGGACCTGCTCGCCGCCAGCCATCATGGAGCCCGCCATGGACCGGGTAAAATTCACGCTGTTCGACACCGCGATCGGCCGCTGCGCGCTCGCTTGGGCGGCGCGCGGCATTGTCGCGGTGCAATTGCCGCAGCCGAACGAGGCGCAGACACGCGTTCGGCTCAAGCAGCGTTACACAGAGCTCGTCGAGACCGCGCCGCCGGTCGAGATCCAGCGCGCCATCGAGGGCATCGTCACGCTGCTGAACGGGGAACGGGCTGATTTGTCAGCAATCGATCTCGACCTAGCCGATTGCCCCGAATTCAATCGCAGCGTTTATGCAATCGCCCGGAGAATTCCGCCGGGTTCGACGGTCACCTATGGCGACATCGCCAAACAGCTTGGGGGCGTCGAGCTGTCACGCCAGGTCGGCACCGCGCTCGGCCAGAACCCGTGTCCGATCGTGGTGCCGTGCCACCGTGTGCTCGCCGCCGGGGGCAAGCCCGGCGGCTTCTCGGCCAATGGCGGCGTCGTCACCAAGCTGAAGATGCTGGCCATCGAGGGCGCGGCGGTGAACTACACACCGTCGCTGTTCGACTAGCCCTTCGGCGGCAACGACTGGCTGACCGAGGGACGCTGCAGCATTTTCTCGTGGAAGGCGTCGAGCTTCGGGAAGGCCTTGCGCCATCCGCAATCGGCAAAGCGGAAATCGGCGTAGCCCAGCACGCAGACCAGCGCGATCTGCGCGATATCGAGCGGCCGTGTCAGAATATCCGGATGATTTTCGAACCGCGTCAGGCCCTGCCAGGCGCGGTCCCACTGGTCGTCAACCCAGGCTTGCCACAACAGCTCCTTCGGCCGCACGCCGACCTCGTAGCGACACAGCAGCATCGCGTCCGTCATGCCCTGCAGGATCGCGTGCTCGGTCTTTACCTGCCAGCGCTTCGCGCCGGAGGCGGGGATGAGCTTTCCGCCGGCAAGCTCATCGAGATATTCGACGATGACGTAAGAATCGATGATGACCTGGCCGTCGTCGAGGATCAGCGCCGGCAGCTTTCGCAGCGGGCTGACGTCATGGGCATAGCTTTCGTTCGGCTGCGTCGGCGCGACGCTCGCGGGCACGAATTCGATCTTGTCGATCATCCCGAGTTCGATCGCCGCGATACGGACTTTCCGGGCGAACGGCGAATTGGGGGAGAAAGTGAGTTTCATGGGTTGTCCTCGTGATGAATATCGGGAGCAATAATCGCGATGTCCTCTCAACCGTTATTGCGAGGAGCCACTTGGCGACGAAGCAATCCAGTTCTTGCCGAGTGTGTGGCTCTGGATTGCTGCGTCGCTACGCTCCTCGCAATGACGTGGAGAGTGCGGGGCGCGACTAAACCGCCACGACCTTCTGCTTCTGGTCGCCGAGCTTCTCGATGCCGAGCGTCATGACGTCGCCGACGTTCAGGAATTTCGGCGGCTTCATGCCGAGGCCAACGCCTGGCGGGGTGCCCGTGGTGATGATGTCGCCGGGCTCCAGCGTCATGATCTCTGACAGATAGGACACGATCTTCGGCACGTTGAAGATCATCGTCGTCGTCGAGCCGGTCTGGCAACGTTCGCCATTGACGTCGAGATACATCGAGAGCGCGTGCACGTCGCCGACCTCGTCCGGTGTCACCAGCCAGGGGCCGAGCGGACCGAACGTGTCGTGCGACTTGCCCTTGGTCCACTGGCCGCCGCGCTCTATCTGGAAGAAGCGCTCGGAGACGTCGTTGCACACCGCATAGCCGGCGACATGTTTCAGCGCGTCGGCTTCGGTGATGTATTTGGCGCGGGTGCCGATGATGATGGCGAGCTCGACTTCCCAGTCCAGCTTGGTCGAGCCGCGCGGCTTTTCGACGTCGTCGTTCGGCCCGCACAGGCTGTTGAGCGCCTTCATGAAGACGATCGGCTCCGACGGGATCGGCATGCCGGCTTCCTTGGCGTGGTCGATATAGTTCAGGCCGATGGCGAGAAATTTCGGTTTGCCGCCCACCGGCGATCCCAGTCGCGGCGAGCCTTCGACGGCCGGCAGCGACGCCGGATCGAGCGCGGCGAGCCTGGCGAGGCTGGCGGGAGAGAACGCGTCGTCCGCCAGATCCTTGATCTGCCCAGAGAGGTCGCGGAGCTTTCCCTCCTTGTCGATCAACCCGGGCTTCTCGTGGCCGAACTCGCCGTATCTCACCAGCTTCATGGTTCTCTCCCTTGGATTTTCTGTCCTGTTGTCATGGAACAGGGCGTGGACGAATTCAACCGCTGCCCGTGCGGGCTAGTCCTGCAGCGCGGTGAACCTGAACGCGTCACCGTCGCGTCGGATGTGTCCCGCGCTGAAATGGCCGCCGATCACCAGCGTCTCGGTATCGGCAAAGCGTGAGAACAGGTCGTGCCGCGTTGCAGCATACTGTGCAGCATCGGTGTCGAACCGCGTCGACCAATCGAGATGCTGCATCTGTAGCGGCGTATGAGCGACGTCGCCAAGCAGCAGGGCCTGTTGCCCGTCGGACTGGATCAGCACGCTGAAATGGCCGGGGCTGTGGCCGGGCGTCGGCAGCAGCGTGATCTCGTCGGAGAGTTGCAGGTCGCTCGCGACCAGATCGGCGAGGCCGGCATCGACGATCGGCTGAACCGAGTCGGCGAATACGGCGGCCTGATGGGGGCTGTCGCTGTGTGCCTTCCAATATTTGTATTCGACGTCGCCGAAGATGTATTTCGCATTGGGGAATGTCGGCACCCAGCGGCCGTCGACCAGCCGGGTATTCCAGCCGACATGATCGACATGCAGATGCGTGCACAGAACCATGTCGATGGTGTCCGGCGCAAAGCCGGCCGCGGTCAGGTTGTCGAGATAGGGCGTGTCGAGATCGTTCCAGACCGGGACCGAGCGGCCCTGCTTGTGGTTGCCGAGCCCGGTGTCGACGATGATGCGCGCGCCTGGCGCCTCCAGCACGAGGGAATGCACTGCCATCTTCAGCCCACCCCCGACATCGGCAAAATGCGGGATCATCCAGGGGTGTCTCGTGACGTCGTCCGATTCGACCTGTGGTAGAATAAAGCGGGTGCCGCCAACGCTCTCCAGCTCCATGATCCGGGTGACCTTGACCCGACCGACCTGCCACTGCATGCGATATCCCGCGTTGATTTCATGCAAAATATGCGGGTTTCACCGAAGTCGCGCAATGGATCATCTGACCAGGATTTGCGTTGGTGGTCCGAGACAACAGGAGTCTGCGATGCCCGAACTCACGATTTCATCCGATCAGGTCGCGTTTCTGATCGAGAAGGCCCGGCAATTCGACGTCAAGGACATCGCGTCCGATCCGGATTCCGGCTCGAACGGCACGGACGATGGAATGATCGACGTGCTCGAGGACAATGGCGGCGACCCCGTCCAGAAGGAGATTTACGGCTTCGTTGCCGCGCTCACGGTGGACGAGCAGATCGATCTGGTAGCGCTGATGCGGCTGGGGCGCGGCGACGGCACGATCGAGGAGTGGGACGATTTGCGCAAGGAAGCCGCCGACGGCCGCAACGGCCACACCGCGCGCTATCTCTTGGGCGAGCCGCTGCTCGGGGATTTTCTCGCCGAGGGCATGGACGCCTTCGGCATCGACTGGACCGACGAGCGCACCACGCCCGTGACGTGAGGGGAGGAGACCGGCGACCTCGTCGCCGGTCTCGATATCCCGTTTTTACATCGTGCCGGGGAAGGCGCCGCCGTCGAGCACGATGTTCTGGCCGGTGATGAAGCCGGCCTTGTCGCCGCACAGGAAGGCGCAGGCAACGCCGAATTCTTCCGGCTCGCCGAACCGGCCCGACGGATTCTCATTGGCGCGCTTGGCAAGGATCTCATCGACGGTCAGGCCGGTCGCCTTGACCTGGCCGGCGGCGACGCCCTTGAGGCGGTCGGTCTTGAACGGGCCGGGCAGAAGCCCGTTGATGGTGACGTTCTCGCGCACGGTCTTGCGCGACAGGCCGGCGACGAAGCCGGTGAGGCCCGAGCGCGCGCCGTTTGACAGGCCGAGCACGTCGATCGGCGCCTTCACGGCGGCCGAGGTGATGTTGACGATGCGGCCGAATTTCCGGGCCATCATGCCGTCCACCGTCGCCTTGATCAGTTCGATCGGCGTCAGCATGTTGGCGTCGATCGCCTTCAGCCAGTCGTCGCGGGTCCAGTTGCGGAAATCGCCGGGCGGCGGGCCGCCGGCATTGTTGACGAGGATGTCGATCTGGCCGGCGGCCTTGAGCGCCTGCTCGCGGCCCTCGGGCGTGGTGATGTCGCCGACCACTTCGGTGACCTCGACGTCCGGATAGGTCTGGCGGATATAAGCAGCAGTCTCCGCCAGCGCCTCGGCGCCCCGTGCCGTCAGCGTGACGTGCACGCCCTCCGCCGCCAGCGCGATGGCGCAAGCGCGGCCGAGGCCCTTGCTGGATGCACATACCAGTGCGCGGCGGCCCTTGATTCCCAGATCCACGATGTCACTCCTGAAGGTTTGGCGATGGCGAGGCCGGCCTTATAGCCGGTCCGGCGCATCCTGAGTAGACCCGCAAACGCTTGGCGCGCCGCAGCCATCGCCATGCCGCGCCGCCGGTTTGCGATCCAGATCCTGCGCTGTATCAGTAGGGCAAAGCATCAGGGAGTTTACATGTCCGACATTTTCGACGTCAGCCAGGAAGTCATCCTCATCACCGGGGCTTCGCAGGGGCTGGGGAGGCAGTTCGCCCGCGTGCTGGCCGCGCGCGGCGCCGCCGTGGTGCTAGCCGCGCGGCAGACCGCGAAGCTGAACAGCCTGCAGGACGAGATCGTCGGCAAGGGCGGACGCGCCGTGGCCGTCCAGATGGATGTCACCGACACGGCATCGATCAGTGCTGCCATCGACGCCGCGGAAGCCGCGCTCGGCCCGGTCAGCGTGCTGATCAACAATGCCGGTATCGCCGTGGAAAAGCACGCGCTCGAGCAGACCGAGGCCGACTGGGACGCGGTGATCGGCGCCAATTTGAAGGGCGCCTATTTCACCGCCACTGAGATCGCCCGCCGCATGATCGCGCGAAAGCAGCCCGGCAATATCGTCAACGTCGCCTCGGTGCTCGGCTTCAGCGTGATGAAGCACGTCGCGCCCTATGCGATTTCCAAGGCCGGGATCGTGCAGGCGACCCGCGCGCTGGCGCTGGAACTGGCGGGCAGCCAGATCCGCGTCAATGCGCTGGCGCCGGGCTATATCGACACCGACATCAACCATGATTTCTGGGCCACACCGCCCGGCGAGAAGCTCGCGAAGCGCATCCCGCAGCGCCGCGTCGGCCACGAATCCGATCTCGACGGCGCCATCCTGCTGCTGGCCTCCCAGGCCTCGCGCTATATGACCGGCAGCACCCTGACCGTCGATGGCGGGTTTCTTCTGACCTGATAGAGGCCTTGTAAGCCACTGTTCTCGCTTGATTTTCAATAATAATCCGCAGGATCGTCATAAAACCGAGAAAACATCTCCGAAGCCCCTTTCCAAACCCGCGATGCATTGGTACATACCCCTCGCACCGCAGGCTTTGGCCTCGGTTGTCTTCTCAGGAAGCCTCCGGACTGGGATCGCTCGACGCAGCCGCGTTGATCGAGACTGTTTCGTTCTCCGGTTTCCCGAAGCTTTGGCGCGGGGTGGAGCAGCCCGGTAGCTCGTCAGGCTCATAACCTGAAGGTCATAGGTTCAAATCCTATCCCCGCAACCAAACTTTCCAAAGACTAGCAAAGCCCCGTCTGGCACTCGCCAGCGGGGCTTTTGCTTGTCTCCGCGCATTGTCCGTTTATGGGTCCATTCGGTCGCGTGCTCATCCAGGCGGGTTTCCGGCCAGCGCAGCGTTGCCTCCAAGTCCAACACCGATGCGGGCAAGACAATGGGCTGCGGCCTGATGCAACTCCCATTCGCTGAAGTTCAACGTCTTGATCGTATCCGCATTCAAAATGCTGGCGAGGCCATGCACCACCGACCACACAAACAGCGCATCGAGATTGGCGCTGGACTGTCCGGTCGGTGCGATGGGCAAGACGGTCATTGCTGCCAGTCGCACCTTTAGCAGTGTGAAGGCCCGGCGCGCCTGGGCCATCATCGCCGGATGCTTTTCGGGCTCGGGCATCGGCGTTTCAAACATCAACCGATACTTGGTTGGAAAGCGTCGAG
Coding sequences:
- a CDS encoding methylated-DNA--[protein]-cysteine S-methyltransferase; translation: MDRVKFTLFDTAIGRCALAWAARGIVAVQLPQPNEAQTRVRLKQRYTELVETAPPVEIQRAIEGIVTLLNGERADLSAIDLDLADCPEFNRSVYAIARRIPPGSTVTYGDIAKQLGGVELSRQVGTALGQNPCPIVVPCHRVLAAGGKPGGFSANGGVVTKLKMLAIEGAAVNYTPSLFD
- a CDS encoding glutathione S-transferase family protein; amino-acid sequence: MKLTFSPNSPFARKVRIAAIELGMIDKIEFVPASVAPTQPNESYAHDVSPLRKLPALILDDGQVIIDSYVIVEYLDELAGGKLIPASGAKRWQVKTEHAILQGMTDAMLLCRYEVGVRPKELLWQAWVDDQWDRAWQGLTRFENHPDILTRPLDIAQIALVCVLGYADFRFADCGWRKAFPKLDAFHEKMLQRPSVSQSLPPKG
- a CDS encoding fumarylacetoacetate hydrolase family protein encodes the protein MKLVRYGEFGHEKPGLIDKEGKLRDLSGQIKDLADDAFSPASLARLAALDPASLPAVEGSPRLGSPVGGKPKFLAIGLNYIDHAKEAGMPIPSEPIVFMKALNSLCGPNDDVEKPRGSTKLDWEVELAIIIGTRAKYITEADALKHVAGYAVCNDVSERFFQIERGGQWTKGKSHDTFGPLGPWLVTPDEVGDVHALSMYLDVNGERCQTGSTTTMIFNVPKIVSYLSEIMTLEPGDIITTGTPPGVGLGMKPPKFLNVGDVMTLGIEKLGDQKQKVVAV
- a CDS encoding MBL fold metallo-hydrolase — its product is MQWQVGRVKVTRIMELESVGGTRFILPQVESDDVTRHPWMIPHFADVGGGLKMAVHSLVLEAPGARIIVDTGLGNHKQGRSVPVWNDLDTPYLDNLTAAGFAPDTIDMVLCTHLHVDHVGWNTRLVDGRWVPTFPNAKYIFGDVEYKYWKAHSDSPHQAAVFADSVQPIVDAGLADLVASDLQLSDEITLLPTPGHSPGHFSVLIQSDGQQALLLGDVAHTPLQMQHLDWSTRFDTDAAQYAATRHDLFSRFADTETLVIGGHFSAGHIRRDGDAFRFTALQD
- a CDS encoding DUF3775 domain-containing protein → MPELTISSDQVAFLIEKARQFDVKDIASDPDSGSNGTDDGMIDVLEDNGGDPVQKEIYGFVAALTVDEQIDLVALMRLGRGDGTIEEWDDLRKEAADGRNGHTARYLLGEPLLGDFLAEGMDAFGIDWTDERTTPVT
- a CDS encoding SDR family oxidoreductase, which produces MDLGIKGRRALVCASSKGLGRACAIALAAEGVHVTLTARGAEALAETAAYIRQTYPDVEVTEVVGDITTPEGREQALKAAGQIDILVNNAGGPPPGDFRNWTRDDWLKAIDANMLTPIELIKATVDGMMARKFGRIVNITSAAVKAPIDVLGLSNGARSGLTGFVAGLSRKTVRENVTINGLLPGPFKTDRLKGVAAGQVKATGLTVDEILAKRANENPSGRFGEPEEFGVACAFLCGDKAGFITGQNIVLDGGAFPGTM
- a CDS encoding SDR family oxidoreductase — its product is MSDIFDVSQEVILITGASQGLGRQFARVLAARGAAVVLAARQTAKLNSLQDEIVGKGGRAVAVQMDVTDTASISAAIDAAEAALGPVSVLINNAGIAVEKHALEQTEADWDAVIGANLKGAYFTATEIARRMIARKQPGNIVNVASVLGFSVMKHVAPYAISKAGIVQATRALALELAGSQIRVNALAPGYIDTDINHDFWATPPGEKLAKRIPQRRVGHESDLDGAILLLASQASRYMTGSTLTVDGGFLLT
- a CDS encoding TetR/AcrR family transcriptional regulator; the encoded protein is MNKNERRAIGKPAIPRGHVRDACLAEALRIIEELGVEALSFREVSRRLGVSYQAPYKHFESKDSIIAELLTRCFDEFASHLEAGPLSGNAAQDMYALGENYFDYARRFPTKYRLMFETPMPEPEKHPAMMAQARRAFTLLKVRLAAMTVLPIAPTGQSSANLDALFVWSVVHGLASILNADTIKTLNFSEWELHQAAAHCLARIGVGLGGNAALAGNPPG